From Aedes albopictus strain Foshan chromosome 1, AalbF5, whole genome shotgun sequence, one genomic window encodes:
- the LOC115270124 gene encoding uncharacterized protein LOC115270124 has protein sequence MELLERCSNCAELPICDIDELPLPDLSFDETLDLEDLSYASYRQSGDAVDVEELFTVSPALTQPVSLLSDLAQNEEFLLKSFSSDHRISPTLQLPLLANDDDDEETQTEEKITTSKTIPNIAQFFVAGCFDKEEADSQAAASLPTESNARAIEADIATANTMQVDDSRTDQSSVHEWSNEGVMSSITMDSSLELSAQQQSMELSSNRTDYFCGEGEQEKHTQPIRMNLTKSKTMIINIPGRPLDAQSHMDCYCSACIKSAAFQSKQRSQTIGKETVQHEIRDEDAAQAKMRRIYDKFEGVHFPTGKYDHCRPFVRTANEDLRKSTKIAKR, from the exons ATGGAGCTGTTGGAGAGATGCTCCAACTGCGCCGAACTTCCGATATGCGATATCGACGAATTGCCCTTACCAGATCTTTCGTTCGACGAGACTTTGGACCTCGAGGACTTAAGTTATGCATCATATCGGCAGTCCGGCGATGCAGTAGATGTGGAAGAATTATTCACCGTGTCACCCGCACTCACCCAACCAGTTTCTCTGCTGTCCGATTTAGCGCAAAACGAGGAGTTCTTGCTGAAAAGTTTCTCCAGCGACCACCGTATTTCGCCTACGCTACAGTTGCCGCTTCTTGctaatgacgatgatgacgaggaAACACAAACCGAGGAGAAAATTACAACTTCTAAAACCATCCCCAATATCGCACAGTTTTTCGTAGCGGGCTGTTTCGACAAAGAGGAAGCGGACTCGCAGGCAGCAGCTTCTTTGCCGACGGAATCAAATGCACGAGCCATCGAAGCTGACATCGCAACAGCTAACACGATGCAGGTAGATGATAGTAGGACTGACCAAAGTAGCGTTCATGAATGGTCAAACGAAGGGGTGATGTCATCAATCACAATGGACTCATCGTTGGAGCTTTCTGCACAACAGCAGAGCATGGAACTCTCTAGCAATCGTACGG ATTACTTTTGTGGAGAAGGCGAACAGGAAAAACACACACAACCTATTCGTATGaacttgacaaaatcaaaaaccATGATTATCAACATCCCAGGAAGACCACTAGATGCACAGAGCCACATGGACTGTTACTGTTCGGCCTGTATCAAAAGTGCTGCGTTTCAGTCAAAGCAGCGTTCGCAGACAATTGGAAAAGAAACAGTCCAGCATGAGATTAGAGATGAAGACGCAGCTCAAGCCAAGATGCGAAGAATCTACGACAAATTTGAAGGAGTACATTTTCCTACTGGGAAATATGACCATTGTCGCCCGTTCGTGAGAACTGCTAATGAAGACCTTCGAAAATCAACAAAAATAGCAAAAAGGTAA